Below is a genomic region from Cottoperca gobio unplaced genomic scaffold, fCotGob3.1 fCotGob3_453arrow_ctg1, whole genome shotgun sequence.
TGGTAGTGATTTGTGGTGATCGAGAACgggatatttgatgaatgattggaaTATTGAATGATGGAATGAGATGGGTTTGTGGCGGGGAGACACTCACACGAGGTGGCTTTGTGGGTCTATGCGGGTCATTTTTGACCCATGTTGTgccttagaagggtagtgatgcataaataattatttacgattgatttgtgatgataaccctaaccctaaccctcctcACCCTGGCTCTCTGCTCCTCAGCTCTGTGGAGGGCTCTTCTCAGTCTTAAAACTGAAGTGAGGAAGGTCATATGATGAGGAGCTGgactctcctccttctcttccttattctcctcttccttctcctcctccttcttctcctccttcagctcctccagTCTGGGGTGGAAGAAGGTCTCTGTAGGCAGAGCCAGACTCCtactctgaaaacacacatttaaaaatatttatgcAACAACATGAACAAGAGTTAAACTGTTTCAGATGTTTCTACCTCCTGCAGCGGTCTCATTGTTCGTCGTCTCAGCAATCGAGTCTGACTTTCAGCTCGCAGCACGGTGTGTTTCAGACGCTCCACCTgcggacacacaaacacacacaggtcagaGGTAAGACCTGCAGCTCTCTGTAGAGGGTCAGTGGGGGGGTCAGCTGACCTCTATCTGCAGGTCTCTGTTGGCCAGCAGGGCATGGCTCTTCTCCTGGCCCAGAGTGTTGATGTCGGCCATCAGACTGTAGTTGTGATCACGCAGCTGTTTCACCTCCTCGCTCAGCCGCTCACGCTCCTCACGAATCTTGTGCACGCGCTCAGTCAGCTTCCTCAGCTCGCGGTCCCtcagttgctgctgctgagaccACACCTCCTGAGACCGAAACACAAAGATTTACCCTGCGGAGCCTCACTACAAACTTTAAGTTTATGCCTGACTTAATGTTTTACTGCGGtatcaaaataaacacacatatctactcactgatatctacacactgatatctacacacacatatctactcactgatatctacacactgatatctacacacacatatctactcactgatatctacacacactgatatctacacactgatatctactcactgacatctacacactgacatctacacactgacatctactcactgatatctacacactgatatctacacactgatatctactcactgatatctacacactgatatctacacacacatatctactcactgatatctacacactgatatctacacacacatatctactcactgatatctactcactgatatctactcactgatatctactcactgatatctacacactgatatctactcactgatatctacacactgatatctacacacacatatctacacactgatatctactcactgatatctacacacacatatctactcactgatatctacacacacatatctacacactgatatctactcactgatatctacacacacatatctactcactgatatctacacacacatatctacacactgatatctactcactgatatctacacacacatatctactcactgatatctacacacacatatctactcactgatatctactcactgatatctacacactgatatctacacacacatatctactcactgatatctacacactgatatctacacacacatctctacacactgatatctactcactgatatctacacactgatatctactcactgatatctactcactgatatctacacactgatatctactcactgatatctactcactgatatctactcactgatatctacacacatatctacacacacacacacacacacacacacacacacacacacacacacacacacacacacacacacacatctacacactgatataacgTTAAAATGAATCCAGATGTTTGTTATTGATGACCCACCTGTTCCTTGGCGACGGAGCATGCCTGCTGCCGGCGCCTCTTCTCGTCCTGCAGCGCCCTCTGCAGACGGCTGAGCTCCGACATCAAGAACTGAGTCAGACCTGATTCACCTGCTGtgtctgagagacagacagattatACAagtcaaacagacagagaggcagacaggcaggcagacagagaggcagacgtGCAGGCAGACAGACCGATGAGGATGCTGAAGGTCCTGTTGGGCTCCTTCCCGGTGATGCGGCTGTACAGTTGAGGATAATCCAGCTCCAGACTTTCAAGGAAGGCCGTGTAACCTTTGACCCCAGTCCTCTGCAGAATGTCCAGCAGGGCTCCTGGAAGgttcagaggtcagaggtcagctaTGTCATTCAGTTCAGATGCCTGTCAAACACATAATCCCAGTGATGGACCTGACCTGAGGGACAAGTTTCCATGTGTCCCATTGTGTCTCAGActaagtataaagtataatgtccatccattcatcgtctaccacttatccgggattgggtcgcgggggcagcagctccagtaaggaaccccaaacttcccttctccgggccacatccgccagctctgACTGgtggatcccgaggcgttcccagtgaggagatataatctctccaccgagtcctgggtcttccacggggtctcctcccagctggacgtgcctggaacacctccctagggaggcgcccaggtggcatcctcactagatgcccgaaccacctcaactggctcctttcaacgtaaaggagcagcggctctactccgagtctctcgcggatggctgagcttctcaccctatctctatgGGAGACGCCActcgtctgagaaaacacatttcagccgcttgtacccgtgatctcgttctttcggtcatgacccagccttcatgaccacaggtgagggtagaaacgaagatcgaccggtagatcgagagctttgccttctggctcagctctcttttcgttacaatggtgcggtaaagcgaatgcagtaccgcccccgctgctccgattctccagctAATCTCtggctccatcgtcccctcactcgcgaacaagaccccgaggtacttgaactccttcacttggggtaagggctcattccctacccggagtaggcaatccaccggtttcctgctgagagccatggcctcagattttgaggtgctgatcctcgtcccaaccgcttcacactcggctgcaaaccgatccagtgactgttgaaggtcacagaccgatgataccataaggaccacatcatctgcaaagagcagcggtgagatcctcaggtcaccgaactgcaacccctctcctccacgactacgcctcgatatcctgtccatgaaaatcacaaacaggattggtgatgaagcgcagccctggcagaggccaacattcactgcgGCTTTGCCCCTGCGGAGTTGTTTgaccgataaccttctcagtcgaagtcagcagggtcccacacactgtacacagcttggatggttctcCGCTTCCCcctccagaagcaccttggtgccgaccgaaagtccttctccatagcttctccgaacttctcccacacccgctgctttgcagCCCCTTGAGACActtaagaccttgagaccacagctcatcaccacagcttcagcaatagacgatttgaacatcgcccactcaggttcaatgcccccaaacCTCCACATGGATGTCTGAAAAgatccgccggaggtgtgagttgaagatccccaggacaggggcttcctccagacgttcccagttcacccgcactacccgtttgggtttaccaggtctgtccagagtcttcccccaccccttgatccaactcaccaccagatggtgatcagtcgacagctccgcccctctcttcacccgagtgtccaaaacatgcggcctcagatcagatgatacaattacaaaatcgatcattgacctttggcctagggtgctctggtaccacgtacacttatgagcatccttatgttcgaacatggtgtttgttatggccattccatgactagcacagaagtccaacaacaaacgaccgttcgggtttagatcagggaggcccttcctcccaatcacgcctctccaggtgtctccttCGTATATATagtgtaaaagtataaaaaaataaagtaaaaggtataaagagttaaagtataaaagagttaaagtataagttatacagagttaaagtataaagtataaagagttaaagtattaTAAGagttaaagtaaagtataaagtgttaaagtataaagagtttaaagttaaaagttaatataaaagtgttaaagtataaagtgttaaagtctagacttaaagtataaagaggTTAAAGTATAAAGgtttttaaagtataaagtgtaagtaataaagacttaaagtataaagagttaaagtataaagagtaaaGTATAAATTGTTTAAAAGttataaagagttaaaaagtacaaagaagtttaaagtataaagagttaaagtataaagagttaaagtataaagtataaagagttaaagtataaagagttaaagtataaagtataaagtgttaaagtataaagagttaaagtataaagtgttaaagtataaagtgttaaagtataaagtataaagagttaaagtataaagagttaaagtataaagtataaagtataaagtataaagagttaaagtataaagagttaaagtataaagagttaaagtataaagaattaaagtataaagagttaaagtataaagtataaagtataaagtataaagagttaaagtataaagagttaaagtataaagtgttaaagtataaagagttaaagtataaagagttaaagtataaagtataaagtataaagtataaagtataaagagttaaagtataaagtgttaaagtataaagagttaaagtataaagtattaaagtataaagagttaaagta
It encodes:
- the card9 gene encoding caspase recruitment domain-containing protein 9, which translates into the protein MEAVCEDDLCWLQLEDFRMLLIKTIEPSRITPYLRQCQVVSAEDEEQLFNDPALVIRRRKVGALLDILQRTGVKGYTAFLESLELDYPQLYSRITGKEPNRTFSILIDTAGESGLTQFLMSELSRLQRALQDEKRRRQQACSVAKEQEVWSQQQQLRDRELRKLTERVHKIREERERLSEEVKQLRDHNYSLMADINTLGQEKSHALLANRDLQIEVERLKHTVLRAESQTRLLRRRTMRPLQESRSLALPTETFFHPRLEELKEEKKEEEKEEENKEEKEESPAPHHMTFLTSVLRLRRALHRAEEQRARVRRVRVRVIITNQS